The sequence TTAATGCTATTTTTCCATTAGAAATTTGTTGTCAGCCCTCTTCGTGAGATGAACTATATAGGTAACTGCAAATGTCGTTTGATTATGTTGCAGTTaccaaaatattaaaagatggatgtgGAATACTTTGATCTACTCATATTCTAGCTGATATGCGTAATGAAAATGCTCCTTTTCCACAGTATTGATTTGTGTGCATAAATTCTTCAGGTGGCAATTGTGGTTGGCGGAGGAAATATCTTCCGTGGGGCCTCTTGGGCAGGGAGCAGTGGCCTTGATCGCTCATCTGCAGATTATATTGGGTAATTTCTTCTAGTCGCTTTGCTACTACATTTCTcaacaaaatttaatttgtcTAGTTTTGATTGTGCAATACATTATTCTTTTAGGTTGGTATTAGTTATTGATATAAAATCTTTGAAATATCTTCGTTGCATTTAATATTATTAGAACTcataaaaaaactaatttacTATCATGGACAATCCAACGCAAAGAAAAAGGTTGCAAATTTAGCAATACAAATTATCGTGTTGCTGAACTTTTTAGTTGTGTATCTTATTGAACTAGTCTTTATAGTTAGGATGGTTTATTGTAACAATGATGTTTTagctttatagattagatgatgtaTTGTAATATGATGTTTTAGCATTTCCTCTCTTTATGTTTAGGATGTTAGCAACTGTCATGAATGCAATATTTTTGCAATCAACGATGGAGAGCATTGGCATCCCAACAAGAGTTCAGACTGCATTTCGCATGTCAGAAGTCGCTGAGCCATACATAAGAAGAAGAGCTGTTCGGCATTTAGAGAAAGGAAGGGTCGTAATCTTTGCAGCTGGAACTGGGAATCCCTTCTTCACAACAGATACTGCCGCAGCACTTCGGTGTGCAGAGAGTGAGTCCATTTCTTCGACTTAAGTGCTTATATACTATGCTGATTATATCGCATGTTCTAAAAACCATAAATCCCACTTAGTTTTCCCTCATGTTGTATAAATATTCAAGTGTCGTCCATATTCTTTGTAGAGTCCTGAATTCTTTCTCCTTATGTAATATCATGTTATTGGAATGGTACATGGGAAACTGATGTTGAATTTCTGAATAATATGTGCAGTAAATGCGGAAGTGGTGCTGAAAGCTACCAATGTGGATGGAGTTTTTGACGATGATCCTAGGCATAATCAAAATGCAAGGCTACTAGATAACTTAACCTACCAAGATGTAACTTCAAAGGAACTGTCTGTAATGGACATGACTGCTATTACTTTGTGCCAAGAAAACAACATTCCTGGTAAGCTTTCAACCTCTCATGAGTCATGAACATCATTTGATACTCCATATATTATACACATGTATATTACTAGGATTTTAGTTGACAAACCAAGTCATTTTCTTGATTCTCTTTACTTTCTTAAAAAATGGTTTTTGATCTCTCTGATGCAGTTGTGGTGTTTAACATCAACAAACCGGGCAACATATCGAAAGCCATTAGGGGAGAGGGGGTGGGAACATTCATTGGACAGACTCAAGAGAACAACAGCAGCTAGGACCTGAAGCATAAATTCTTGCTATCCCAGGGGTTTTTAATAGTTTAAATCGTAGAACAATCTTCTCATATAAATAGTAACAATAATTGGCTTGCCTATTGTTTTTTTGAAGTCGAGGAGGCGGGGATTGAAAGTTTTGTGTCTCATGGATTACATTTTGTACCAGCCTCTTCGTTGTAAATATTATCACAAATTCAAATGCTATGCAC comes from Primulina huaijiensis isolate GDHJ02 chromosome 17, ASM1229523v2, whole genome shotgun sequence and encodes:
- the LOC140963388 gene encoding uridylate kinase PUMPKIN, chloroplastic-like, giving the protein MALSTSFCGPTTSSAPLCFLRPKASVLVGYWSSYCHMVINCCSSEKADPVNFRQQQLSSMSVPPFGVTLNDSSSSKPLYKWQRVLLKVSGEALAGDQTQTIDPKITMAIAKEVASVTRLGIEVAIVVGGGNIFRGASWAGSSGLDRSSADYIGMLATVMNAIFLQSTMESIGIPTRVQTAFRMSEVAEPYIRRRAVRHLEKGRVVIFAAGTGNPFFTTDTAAALRCAEINAEVVLKATNVDGVFDDDPRHNQNARLLDNLTYQDVTSKELSVMDMTAITLCQENNIPVVVFNINKPGNISKAIRGEGVGTFIGQTQENNSS